The following are from one region of the Aspergillus luchuensis IFO 4308 DNA, chromosome 4, nearly complete sequence genome:
- a CDS encoding FHA domain protein (COG:O;~EggNog:ENOG410PJJ8;~InterPro:IPR001841,IPR008984,IPR000253,IPR013083;~PFAM:PF17123,PF00498;~go_function: GO:0005515 - protein binding [Evidence IEA]), which produces MSVSASVSASASSNLPSDSRSSGPLRRLSQLRAYTQQHFSSSASSSSSSHPPASSSSTNGPRISRRHTLSSRVSWFSPASTGTESSQLSPVGSRSSGPCPESEQQPSTLARYSAVFFPSYRGLELDLRSSRQSDLSSSSPSSNNQSGGRQTTAQGTTMARPRGASQALDARPDLDGTSPSASSNLHAGALDSSDPVMSENPSTASPRPKQKATIRFFPHQDTHQSSRPSLPFIPVSRTLPSESCVIRVGRYSERDGLPVANPTDPSDAPVGFKSKVVSRKHCEFLYLNGQWHIKDVGSSSGTFLNHMRLSQPNMPSRLYTVKDGDIVQLGIDFRGGEEMIFRCVRIRIECNRSWQQQPNEFNKNTESLIRNLGKGDTADYSGCRECSICLGSVLRPYQCLFMAACAHVWHYKCVSRLIHTPDYPMFQCPNCRAYTDLSAEVDDTNDFDEEDEKKDTPEDKQDTTDASRSQTNSPQLEAQPAPSGDEPRHDNLPAEAGLAANIESMRLQDTDASDDARRPPAPTSNNDGTPVNADSEVPGWQSVTQSPNALQARQSHLRADTPVRSESSEDNPLTPLNDSGPLALDGRAAMP; this is translated from the exons ATGTCTGTGTCTGCATCCGtttccgcctccgcctcctccaacctcccATCCGATTCTCGCTCCTCAGGACCCCTCCGTCGTCTGAGCCAACTGCGTGCCTATACGCAGCAGcatttctcctcctccgcttcctcttcctcttcctcgcacCCTCCTgcttcgtcatcatcgaccaACGGTCCCCGCATCTCGCGTCGTCATACCCTCAGCAGTCGAGTTTCCTGGTTTTCTCCCGCCTCCACTGGGACCGAATCTTCGCAACTCTCGCCTGTGGGGTCTCGCTCGTCGGGCCCATGTCCCGAAAGTGAGCAGCAGCCATCCACTCTTGCCCGCTATAGTGCGGTTTTTTTCCCCAGCTACCGCGGCCTCGAGCTCGACTTGCGTTCCTCCCGCCAGTCCGACCTGTCCagctcttctccttcttccaacAACCAATCCGGTGGCCGTCAGACGACAGCTCAAGGCACGACCATGGCGCGGCCCAGAGGTGCCTCTCAGGCGCTGGACGCGAGACCCGATCTCGATGGCACCAGTCCATCGGCCTCGTCCAACCTCCACGCGGGAGCCCTCGACTCGTCCGACCCCGTGATGTCGGAGAACCCGTCGACTGCGTCCCCGCGACCGAAGCAGAAAGCGACCAttcgcttcttcccccatcAAGACACCCATCAAAGCTCCCGAccctccttgcccttcaTCCCCGTCTCGCGAACGCTGCCGTCGGAAAGTTGCGTCATCCGAGTTGGTCGGTACTCAGAACGCGATGGTCTGCCCGTGGCCAACCCAACGGACCCCTCCGATGCCCCGGTCGGGTTCAAGTCGAAGGTGGTGAGTCGGAAACACTGCGAGTTTTTATACCTGAACGGCCAGTGGCATATCAAGGATGTTGGAAGCTCGTCGGGGACGTTTCTCAACCACATGCGCTTGAGCCAGCCGAACATGCCGTCTCGGCTGTATACGGTGAAGGATGGAGATATTGTGCAGCTGGGGATTGACTTTCGGGGAGGCGAGGAGATGATTTTCCGCTGCGTCCGTATACGGATCGAGTGTAATCGGtcctggcagcagcagccgaaTGAATTCAA TAAAAACACCGAGAGTCTGATTCGGAATTTGGGCAAGGGAGATACAGCGGATTATTCTGGATGTCGGGAATGCTCCATTTGTCTTGGTTCTGTTCTG CGGCCTTACCAGTGTTTGTTCATGGCAGCCTGCGCCCACGTCTGGCATTACAAATGCGTTAGTCGTCTTATCCACACGCCAGACTACCCCATGTTCCAATGTCCCAACTGCCGTGCCTACACCGATTTAAGCGCCGAGGTCGATGATACAAACGAttttgacgaggaggacgagaagaaggacacgCCAGAGGACAAGCAGGATACCACCGATGCATCGCGGTCACAAACGAATTCGCCCCAGTTGGAGGCTCAGCCAGCCCCTTCTGGCGACGAACCCCGCCATGACAACCTGCCGGCCGAGGCAGGCCTCGCTGCCAATATTGAGAGCATGCGTCTGCAAGACACAGATGCATCCGATGATGCGCGGCGTCCCCCCGCTCCCACGTCCAACAATGATGGCACCCCTGTCAATGCCGATAGTGAAGTCCCTGGCTGGCAGTCCGTGACCCAGTCACCCAATGCTCTACAGGCCCGCCAGTCCCACCTGCGTGCGGACACCCCTGTCCGGTCCGAGTCATCCGAGGACAATCCTCTGACGCCACTGAACGATTCGGGGCCCCTAGCCCTTGACGGCCGGGCCGCCATGCCCTGA
- a CDS encoding uncharacterized protein (COG:S;~EggNog:ENOG410PXJZ), with translation MSGLMHKVKDAVTGHHKESSNTSSSNTSSSNAGPHSSNVANKMDPRVDSDRDNRARHEAMGGAHGPHDSSMANKMDPRVDSDRDNRANPTGGMGGSGAGYSSGGYSSGPHESGMANKMDPRVDSDRDNRARHQAMGGAHGPHDSSMANKMDPRVDSDRDNRAAGGYSGTHTTGAGYGGGAETGAGYGSGAGAGYGGSGVNDYTTSSGYGGSSNAGPHGSNMANKLDPRVDSDMDNRARHQGMASSSYNTTGQSTAGPHSSNMANKLDPRVDSDLDNRGTLGTQRGF, from the exons ATGTCCGGACTTATGCACAAGGTTAAGGATGCCGTGACTGGCCACCACAAGGAGTCCAGCAacacttcttcctccaacacttcttcctccaacgCTGGTCCCCACTCCTCCAACGTGGCCAACAAGATGGACCCCCGCGTCGACAGCGACCGCG ACAACCGCGCCCGCCACGAAGCCATGGGTGGTGCTCACGGCCCCCACGACTCCAGCATGGCCAACAAGATGGACCCCCGCGTCGACAGTGACCGTGACAACCGTGCCAACCCCACCGGCGGTATGGGCGGCTCCGGTGCCGGCTACTCCTCTGGTGGCTACTCTTCGGGTCCTCACGAGTCCGGCATGGCCAACAAGATGGACCCCCGTGTCGACAGTGACCGCGACAACCGTGCCCGTCACCAGGCCATGGGTGGTGCCCACGGCCCTCACGACTCCAGCATGGCAAACAAGATGGACCCCCGCGTTGACAGTGACAgag ACAACCGTGCCGCTGGCGGCTACTCCGGCACCCACACCACCGGCGCAGGCTACGGCGGCGGTGCAGAAACTGGTGCAGGCTATGGCAGCGGTGCAGGTGCAGGCtacggcggcagcggcgtgAACGACtacaccaccagcagcggctacggcggcagcagcaacgcAGGCCCTCACGGCTCCAACATGGCCAACAAGCTCGACCCCCGCGTCGACTCGGACATGGACAACCGCGCCCGTCACCAGGGcatggccagcagcagctacaaCACTACCGGCCAGAGCACCGCCGGCCCTCACAGCTCCAACATGGCTAACAAGCTCGACCCCCGCGTCGACTCGGACCTCGATAACCGCGGGACCCTTGGCACCCAGCGGGGGTTTTGA